One region of Fusobacterium periodonticum 1_1_41FAA genomic DNA includes:
- a CDS encoding helix-turn-helix transcriptional regulator yields the protein MILTERQKKILKMLKEKSLLSGDEIAKNLNVTKSALRTDFSILTALKLVTSKQNKGYSYNNKCTIIRVKDCMSPQNSIDVKTSVYDAIIHLFNYDLGTLVVVENEKLVGIISRKDLLKATLNKKNIEKTPVSMIMTRMPNIVHCFEDDNIMEAIEKLIKHEIDSLPVLRKENGKLSLVGRFTKTNVTKLFYQELKNKSI from the coding sequence ATGATTTTAACAGAGAGACAAAAGAAAATACTTAAAATGTTAAAAGAAAAATCATTACTATCAGGAGATGAAATTGCTAAAAATTTAAATGTTACTAAATCTGCACTGAGAACAGATTTTTCAATTTTAACAGCACTGAAGTTAGTAACATCTAAACAAAACAAAGGTTATAGTTACAACAATAAATGTACAATAATTAGAGTTAAAGACTGTATGAGTCCACAGAACTCAATAGATGTAAAGACTTCTGTTTATGATGCTATTATACATTTGTTTAACTATGATTTAGGTACTTTAGTTGTGGTTGAAAACGAGAAATTAGTTGGTATCATTTCCAGAAAAGATTTGTTAAAAGCTACATTGAATAAGAAAAATATAGAAAAGACACCTGTCAGTATGATAATGACAAGAATGCCAAATATTGTACACTGTTTTGAAGACGATAATATAATGGAAGCGATAGAAAAATTGATAAAACATGAGATAGACTCTTTACCTGTTCTTAGAAAAGAAAATGGAAAGTTATCACTTGTTGGTAGATTTACAAAAACGAATGTAACAAAATTATTTTATCAAGAGCTTAAAAATAAAAGTATTTAG